AGACGAAGGACACCAAGGACACGAAAGACACCAAGGACACGAAGGACACCAAGGACGGCAAGGACGTCAAGGACACCAAGGACACGAAAGACACCAAGGACACGAAGGACACCAAGGACGGCAAGGACACCAAGGACACGAAGGACCACAAGGACACGAAGGACACCAAGGACACGAAGGACGGCAAGGACGACAAGGACACCAAGGAGGGAATGGGCGCCATCGAGAAGCGCCGGGAGGAGTTCTCCGAGATTCGCGCGGTGGACCCGCGCTCGGACTCGATGCTGTCGTTCCTCTTCGGCGCCTCCGCGGACGTGCCGGCGGTGACGCTGTCCGTCCAGGGGCGGGCCTTCATCCGCGTGGAGGAGCGGCCCGAGGTGGGGGCGCGCGTCCTGCGCGAGGCGGCGGCGGAGCGGCCGGTGCCGGAGCGCCTGGCTCCAGAGCGCCCCGGGGACAAGCCCGCGGACAAGGTGGGCGAGAAGGGCGCGGAGCGGCAGCCCGGGGAAAAGGACGTGCGCTGATGCTGGTCGTCCTGGCGCACCCTCGCGACGAGCAGGCGCGGGGACTGGTGGAGCGGTGGGCCGCCGAGGACGCGCGGCTGCTGTCGATGCGGGACTTGTCGTCGCCGGGCTGGCAGCACCGCGTGGGCGGCTCCGGGGCGGAAGTCGCCGTGGTGGGCGGCGAGCGGGTGCATGTGTCCGCCCTGCGGGGCGTGGTGACGCGCCTGCCGGGCTTCATCGACACGGACCTGGTGCACATCGCTCCGGAGGACCAGGGCTACGTGGCGGCGGAGATGAACGCCTTCCTCGCGTCGTGGCTGAGCCGGCTGCCGTGCCCGGTGCTCAATCGGCCCACTGCCTCGTCGCTGATGGGGCCGAGCCTGGGCCTGGAGCGGTGGCTGGCGCTGGCGGCCCGCTGTGGCCTGCCCCTGGCCGCGGCCCGGCGGGAGGTCGGCGTGAGCGACAGGCCCCCGTCGCGCGTGGCGGCCGTCACGGTGGTGGGCCAGCGCTGGCTGGGCGAGGTGGAGCCGGCCGTGGGAGCGCAGGCGGTGCGGCTGGCGGCGGCGGCCGGAGTGGAGCTGCTCACCGCCCGCTTCGAGGGCCCGGCTTTCGTGTCGGCGGAGCTGTCCATCGAAGTGGGAGAGCCTCGGGTGGCGGAGGCGCTGCTGGAGCGCCTCGGGAGCCGGGCGCGCGCATGATTCTGCTCTGGGGAATGCCGGGGGACGAGCCGTTCGACGCGGTGCGGGCGGCGCTGGAGTGGCGCAAGGCCCCCTACACGCTGCTGGACCAGCGGCGGGTGCTCCAGCAGCGGCTGGAATTGGAGGTGGGGCCCGTGCTGGGCGGCACGGTGTGGAGCGGCGAGGAGCGCGTGCCCCTGGACGAGGTGTCCGCCGTCTACACCCGCGTGTACGACGCGCGCCGGCTGCCCGGCGTGGAGGACGCGGGCGTGGCGGTGCACGAGCGCGTCCGCGAGGTGGAGACGGCGCTCTGGTCCTGGGTGGAGGAGGCGCCGGGCCGCGTCGTCAACCGGCCGGCGGCCATGGCCTCCAACGGCTCCAAGCCCTTCCAGGCGGCGCTCATCGAAGCGCAGGGCTTCCGCGTGCCGGAGACGCTCGTCACCACGGACCCGAGCGCGGCGCTCGAGTTCTGGGAGCGACATGGCTCCGTCATCTACAAGTCGGTGAGCGGGGTGCGCAGCATCGTGTCCCGGCTGGGGCCGGAGCACCGCGAGCGGCTGCGCGACGTGACGTGGTGCCCCACCCAGTTCCAGGCGTACGTGCCGGGCCAGGACGTGCGCGTCCACGTGGTGGGCGACGAGGTGTTCCCCGCCGAAATCGTCTCGGACGCGGTGGACTACCGGTACGCGCGCCGGAGCGGGAGCAGCGTGGAGCTGCGGGCGGGGCTGCTGGACATCGACGTGGCGGAGCGCTGCCGCGCCCTGGCTTCAGCCCTGGGGCTGCACCTGGCGGGGCTGGATTTACGGCGCACGCCGGAGGGGGAGTGGTTCTGCTTCGAGGTCAACCCCTCGCCGTGCTTCACGTACTACGAGCACCACACCGGCCACCCCATCGCCGCGACGCTGGCGGCCTTCCTGGCGGGCGCTCAGAAATAGAGCTGCCACACGCCACGCACCAGGATGCCATGGCCTTGCAGGGTGATGCGCTCGTCGCCGGGGAAGACCTGGTCCACCTCGCCCACCTGGTGGAGCAGGTGGCCGGAGTGCATGGCGATGGCGCCCACCGTGTACGGGTGGCGCAGGCGGGGCAGCAGCACCGTCACGTCCTTGGGCTGGATGCGGGTGTTGATGCGCTCGTAGAACTGGCGGTAGCGCTCGTAGGTGAACTCCCACAGGTTGAGCCCGCCGCCGCGGCGGGGCAGGCGCAGGCTGAGGGTGAAGGAGAGGGGCCGGTCGAAGTCCATGCCCGGCTGCGGCTCTGGGAAGGCGCGCAGGTACTGGAGGTCGAAGTGCACCGAGGCGTCGGGCGTGGTGAAGATGGCCGGCGTCAGCCAGACGTGGAAGCCGGGGTGGCCCAGGCCGGGGGCGAGCTCGACGGGGGCGCGGAGCTGGCGGGAGAGGAACTCCGTGAGTCGCTCATAGAGCCAGGCGAAGTGCTCGCGCAGCAGCGGGTTGTTGCGCTCGGCGACGGCGCGGTACTCGGACGGCTCGTCCAGGTAGATGGCGGCGCCCAGGGTGAAGAACGACGTGCTCTGGGGATTGTTGCCGCGTGGAATCCAATGCGCGCGCAGCTCCTTGATGTGGGCAACCAGCCGGGCGCACTCGTCAGGGGTGAGCAGCTCGAGCGAGGTAATCATTTCGGGAGGAAGCGTACATGGGCGTGCTGAGCCCGGACCAGTTGGATGGCTTCATCGAGCGGGGCTTCTGTGTCCTGGAGGGCGCCTTCACCGCCGCGCAGGCGGAGGCCGCGCGGGAGCGCGTGTGGGCCCGCATGGAGGCGAAGCGGGGCATCCGCCGGGACGCTCCGGAGACGTGGCCCCCCGCCTACGACATCGAGGAGCACCTGGAGGCGCCCGAGGTGCTGGAGACCTTCACGGACCGGCTGGCGGCGGGAGTCGAGGAGCTGCTGGGCCCGGGGCGCTGGCGGGGCGCTCGCAACTGGGGCTTCTGGCCGGTGAACTTCCACTTCGGAGCAGGGGAGCCGTACCGCATCCCCGACTTCAGCTGGCACGTGGACGGCAACTGGTTCCGCCACTCGCTGGACTGTCCGAAGCAGGGGCTGCTCGTCATCGGCCTGTTCACCGACATCGCTCCCCGGCACGGCGGCACCATCATCTCCCAGGGCTCGCACCGGCGGGCGGCGCGAGTGCTGGCGCGGCACCCCGAGGGGCTCACGCACACGGAGCTGTTCGAGCGCGTGCTGGCCGAGCCGCTGGGGGATTTCCTGGAGCTCACCGGCGCGGCGGGCGACGTGGTGCTGGGCCACCCCTTCCTGTTCCACACGCGTGGCTTCAAACACGGCGGGCCTCCGCGCGTCATCAGCAACACGGAGGCGGGGCTGAAGGAGCCGCTGGTGCTGGAGCGGGCGAATCCGGCGGACTACTCCGTGCTGGAGCGCTCCATCCGCTTCGCCCTGCGCGAGCCGCTCCCAGTGCCGAGCGAGCCGCAGCTGTGCCGCTTCTGAGGCGAGGTGTCGCGAGGGCGCTGGTGGACGTCCACCGCGGGGAGGCGCTCCGCCGGGACGTGAGGGAGGCCAACGTCAGGGCTTGAAGCCGCCGGAGTCGTTCCACTGGTCCACGCGGACGAAGCGCACGCCCTCCGGGTTGAGCGCCAGCACCTGCTCCACCACGGAGTGGTGGAAGAGGTGCGTGGAGATCGATTCGTCCAGACAGAAGACGCGCCGCCGCTCCAGGGGAATCTCCTGCAAGACCTTCTCATCCAGTACGAGCTTGTTGATGCTCAGCACGTCCCCGTCTGAGTAGAACGAGAGGGCTGAGCGTTGCCGGTCGATGCAGGCAATCCAGTTGAAGACGTGCAGCAACCAGTAGCGGCGCACGTCGTCCGGCTTCACCTTCACGTCGGCCGGGACGAGCTGCAGGCCGAAGAGGTCGAGCGCCGCCAGCGCGTCCTTGAGCCGCTCCGAGACGACCGGTTCGGACAGGCTGTGGTAGTCGACCATGACCGGGGCGCGAGGCACGGGTCGCCCCAGGCGCAACTGGATGGGCACCGTGGCGTCGACGGGCGCTGGCCTCGCGAAGCCCACGCGGTACTCATCCCACGCGAGCAAGGGGTAGGTGCTGGGGCCCGCGCGCATGATGACGAAGTAGTCGGTTTGCATGGAGGTCAACGTGCTTGTCGGACATGCACCTTCCGGCGCCGAGGTCCACACGTGGTTATGTCTGGCAGCACCCGGAGTCGTGTCGTGCTGGTCAGGATTCTACCGGGAGTCGGAGCGTCTTCGCTCACGCCACGAGCTCCCGATGGCTTGGCGGTGCGGTGTTGGACAGAGACGTGCGACTCCGGCCGCACCCGCTTCGACGCCCGCCTCTTCTCCTTCCTTCCACCTGCTCAAGAATGACGGGGTGAGAAGGCCGGATACCGCCCCTCGATGGTTCTGAAGGGTTGATTAAATTGATTAACTCGGGAGGTAGAGCCGCCCGCGTTCTCGGCGGGTGCTTCTGGTAGCGTTGGCCGCACACCTCATGAGACCACGCGCCAAGGCAGCATTGCCGGAACCCGGGATGGACGTGGGCGGGTACGTCCTGAAGGCCATCCTCGGGGGCGGTGGCTTCGGCACCGTGTTCCTGGGAGAGCGGGGCGGGCGTCCCTACGCGCTGAAGCTGGTTGCCCTGGAGGGGCTGGCCTTCTGGGGCGAGCGGGAACTGCTCATGCTGGCGAGGGTGAAGCACCCCAACGCCGTGCGCCTGCTGGGGCATTGGCACTGGCCGGACCAGGCGCCCCGCTTCCTGGTCGTCATCATGGAGTACGTGGAGGGACGCCAGTTGGACGTGTGGGCACGCACGGAGAACCCGTGTGCCCGGCAGGTGCTGCGTCTGGTGCGAGGTGTCGCGAGAGCGCTGGCGGCCGTCCACCGCGCGAAGGCGCTCCACCGCGACGTGAAGGAGGCCAACATCGTCGTGCGCGAGGCGGACGGCGAGGCGGTGCTGGTGGACTTCGGCGTGGGTACGTATGAAGGCACCTCACACATCGACGAAGGGGCGCTGCCTCCTGGCACGCACGCCTACCTGAGCCCCGAGGCGTGGCACTTCCACCGGGAGCATGCCCTCGACTCGGAGGCCCGCTGCGTCTCCACGCCCCTGGATGACCTCTACGCGCTGGGCGTCGTGCTTCATTGGCTGCTGACGGACAGGCGGCCCTTCCAGATGACGGACGAGGACGGCGTGGACGCGGTCATCTCCCAGTCCCCCGTGGCGCCTCACGTTCGCAACCCGCGCGTGCCACCGGAGCTGGGCGAGCTGTGCCTGCGCCTGCTGGAGAAGCGGCCCGAGGACCGGCCGGACGCGGAAGCGCTGTGCGCGGCACTGGAGGTGCTGCTGACGCGGGAGGGGGCGGAGTGGGACGTGCCATTGTGCGACGTCCACGGCGTGCACAACGTCACCACTCGGCCTGGCCCGGACGCGGACGAAGAGGCAGCGTGGCTCAACGAGGTGCGGGAGGACGTCCCACCGCGCCGGGGAAGGCGCCCGCCGCGCCAATGGGAGGACTCCGAGCCGCCCCCACCGCCACGACCGTCCGCCGAGGCGACGACCCCCGCACTCCTGCCCGCAATGGCCGTCGCGGCTCCCCTGGTACGGGTGCCCTTGGAGCTGGCTTCAGTGAGCACCGTGCCTTCAGACGCGGGCGTCGGCGCCCCGGGACGTAGGCGGTGGGGTGCCGCAGTGCTGGCCCTCCTGGCCCTGGGGCTGACCGTGGTGGGGCTGCGTGGAGCGGGGTTCTCCTCGCGCGTTGCCGGGTCCCGGGCTCCGCTCGCTGTCTCCAGTGCGGTGAGGACCCTGGAGCCCGTGCATGTCTTCCTGGGGGTGGAGGACGGCGCCGGGGGGAAACGGAAAGTGGCGCCTCCCTGGAAGGCGCCGGATGCTGACGAGGCTGCGGACAGGCTTGATTCGGCCCCCACCTCCGCGGCCACCGACTCCCGCGCGGTGACTCCCGAGGAACCGGCTTCCGTGAAGACTTCCGCCTCCAAGCAGCCCAAGCCATTCGCCACCGGGCATGGCGCCGCTCGAAAGGTGGTCGGCGTGGCGACGGTCTGCGCCGCGCTCTCCGGCTGCGCCAGCGCGCCGGTTCGCCCTCCACCGCCTCCCGAACCCTGCCCCGCTGGCGCTGCCGAGGCCATGGAGGCGCTGGGCATCGACGTGGGGGACACGGTGGGAGTGACCTTCAACCTGGAGGCCAAGAGCTCAAGCTACATCACCCGGCACGAGGGCTGGACCTCGGTTCGACTCATTGAGCCCATGGGCCAGTTGCCCCAGCCGACGGTGCTTTCGGGGCGCCTCATTCTGGGAGACCGCGTGTACGGCCGGTTCACCCAGGCGCAACTCCCGGGACAGAGCCGCCCGGTGCCCATCTGTATGGAGTTGTTCAACATCAAGGTGAAGTCCGAGCCCGGCGGTGACTCCAACGCCGTCAAAATCTGGGCCTCCCCGGACGTGAGGGCGGTGGACCACTTCGAGTAGCGCTCCGGTGGGGGGCCATCTGGGAACACGGGGCATGGTAGAGGCAATACGGTACGTCCCCGCGTCAGCCCTCTACCCGGGAGGTTCCGCTTCATGCCCGCCGCCCTGCCCGCCGTCCTCCTGGTGCCCTTGCTGCTGGCGGGCCCCGACCCCACCGGGTTGAAGTCCGCGCCCTGCCAGATGGGGGTCCGCCACGTCGAGCTGCCCGCGCTGCCCCTGGAGGCCCCCGTTCAGGTCTGCATCAGCTCCGGACAGCCCACCCTCATCAACTTCGATGGTGCGCTCGCGCCAGGGTCGGTGGGGCTGGAGGGCGAGGGGCGCTTCGCGCTCGTGGACGCCGCCCGGAGCACCCTCAAGCTGGTGCCCTCGGAGAAGATGGTGCCGGGAGAGCGGTTCCGGCTGACGGTGCGCTTCGACGACACCGCCGCCCCGGCGAGCGCCACCCTGCTGCTCGTGGTGCATGCCGCCCAGGCTGAGCCGCTGGTGAACGTGTACCGCCAGACGCGCACGGCGGAGTCCTTCCGACAGCAGCTCCAGGCGAAGGAGGAAGAGGTGCGGCGGTGCCAGGAGGACAACGCGCGGCTGCGCGCGGAGCGGCCCGGCCCGGGCGGGCTGGCGGGCCTGCTCGCCTTGGACCTCACGGGGGACACGGGCGTCGCCGCCGAGGACATCGGCGAGCGCATCACGCGGCATCCGTCGAGCGCGCTCGAATGGGCGCGCGTCCATTCCTACCGCGCCGCCACCCGTGTGGCGGTCCGGCTGCACCTGGCGAACCCGGCGGGCGCGGCGGCGTGGGCGGCTGAGGGCGCGAGCCTGGTGCTCGCGGGCAGGCAGGGGGTGGAGCTGAAGGTGCTGGCCGTATGGCAGCAGGCGCCCATCGCCGGAGGAGGAACCGACAAGGTGGTCGTGGAGGCGGAAGCCCCAGTCACGGAAATGCGGGGGCCGTTCATCCTCAAGCTGTGGGAGGCGGGCGGTACGCGGCCGGTGACGCTGGGCGGCGTGACGTTCCCATGAGCGGGCAGGGCGCCGTTACGGCTTGAAGCCGGCGGAGTCGTTCCACTGGTCCACGCGGACGAAGCGCACGCCCTCCGGGTTGAGTGCCAGCACCTGCTCCACCACGGAGTGGTGGAAGAGGTGCGTGGAGATGAACTCGTCCAGACAGAAGACGCGCCGACGCTCCAGGGGAATCTCCTGCAAGACCTTCTCATCCAGTACGAGCTTGTCGATGCCCAGCACCGTACCGCGTCGAGAGAGTGAGGTTGCGGAGGACTGCCGGTCGATGCAGGCAATCCAATTGAAGACGTGCAGCAGCCAGTAGCGGCGCACGTCGTCCGGCTTCACCTTCACGTCGGCCGGGACGAGCTGCAGTCCGAAGAGGTCGAGCGCCGCCAGCGCGTCCTTGAGGCGCTCCGAGACGACCGGCTCGGGCAGGCTGTGGTAGTCGACCATGACGGGGGCGCGAGGCACGGGTCTACCCAGGCGCAACTGGATGGGCACGGTGGCGTCGACGGGCGCGGGCCTCAAGAAGCCCAGGCGGTATTCATCCCATTCCAGCAAGGGGTAGGTGCTGGGGCCCGCGCGCATGATGACGAAGTAGTCGGTTTGCATGGAGGTCATTCACCTGGCTTGAGGGGGTGCCTGGCCAGCAGTCGCCCTGTCACCGCGTGCTTGAGTTGGTGGCGGCGGCCGTGGGGGCATGTGGCGTGGGTTGGCTTTTCGCGGATGCTCGTCAATCCCGCGCACCCCCTTCCTCCCAGGGCATAGTCCTCGCCGTCCCGGGTGAGTGTCCATAGGCCGGAGTCCACCTTGGCCAGAATCTCCGCGCTCAGGTCGTCCAGTTCCTCAAGCAGCGTCTCTGGGTTTGAGCAGTACTCGCCGCCCTCCAACTTCTTTGCCACGGTACGAAGCTTGCTCATGACGGCATCTGGATAGGCGAGGTGCAGGTCGAAGGCGAAGCCCTCGGCGTGGTGGCCGCGGTGTACGGCCACGAAGAGCTGGCAGGCCAACGCCAGCTTCATTGGCAGGAAGACGCCATTGGGCTTGCGGTCCGGGTGGTAGCCGAACCGCGGGCAGAACTCGGCCCATCTCGGAGTGTCCAGCGCTTCGAGGCAGATGAGGTGGTGAGCGGCGAGGGAGAAGGGCCCCGCGTACCAGGGGTGCGTTGCCAGTTCCCTTCCCTCCAGCATGTTGCGGCCGAGCACGGCGGAGCTGCCCAGGTTGCTGCCCACCCGCCCCTTCCTGTCGAAGTCGTGCTTCTGCTTGCCGCACCAGTCGCACTTCTCCATCGGGCGCTCGAGCTTCACCTCCTCCACCCGCCCGGCCACGGGCGGCGTGCCCTGGGGCTGGATGATGGGAAAGGGCGGCGCGTTGTGGTCATTCAACGTGAAGAGGTCGAAGTTGCGCACCACCGGCTTGCCTTCAATCTTCACGTCGAAGGAGTAGTTGACCGGGTGCGCGCGCCCCTTCGTCTTGCCGGAGGCGGCGCCACCTCCCGCGGTGCCGGCCTCGTTGCCGGTGGAGGTGCCGAGGTACGAATCCCTCAAGGCCACCGGAGTGCCGTTGATGCTCACCCGCTTCGAGCCGTTCTCCAGGTCCTTGCTCTGGGCGAGGTTGGGGTAGGGAATGGGAACGGGCCCGCCCGGTGACGGTGTCTTGCAGACATCAGGGAAGCCCACGACCTTGCCTTCGCTCTCGGAGGTGACAGGCGTCATCCCGTTGACGAAGACGTGGTGCTTGTCGGACATGCACCCTCCGGCGCCGAGGTCCGCACGAGGCTTTGTCTGGCAGCACCCGGAGTCGTGTCGTGCTTGTCAGCATTCTACCGGGAGTCGGAGCGTCTTCGCGCACGCCACGGCCTCCCGAGGCCTTGGCGTGCGGTGTTGGACAGAGACGTGCGACTCCAATCGCACCCTAATATTCGTTGGAGCGTGACGAGCTGACGGGCGCGCGGAGCTCGCGCACGCGGCGCAGCAGTGAGAGGAACTCCTCGCGATCGGGGCGGTCGTCCAGTGCGCCTTCCGCGAGCGACTCCGCCCGGGCCAGGTTCCAGTCCGCCGCCTGGCGCGCGCCGCGCAGGACGTCCGCCGTGCCCGCCACCGCCGTGGCGAAGCGCAGGTCCGCCGACGCGTCCGCCAGGGACTCGTGCACGCTGTGGCGCTCCAGCGGGAAGCGCTGCTCGGCCGCCTCGGTACCGCCCGGCCGCTTCGCGCGGACCCGCACCGTGGCCAGTCGCGTTCCCTCGCCCGTCAGCTCCACCTCGTACAGCGCGGTGACGGAGTGGCCCGCGCCCACCTCGCCGCCGTCAACCGTGTCGTTGCGGAAGTCCTGGTCCGCCACGTCGCGATTCTCGTAGCCCACCAGCCGGTAGCCGCGCACGGCGTCCGGCTCGAAGTCCACCTGCACCTTCACGTCCTGCGCGATGACCTCCAGCGTGCCCGCCAGCTGCTCCTGGAAGACGCGCCGGGCCTCGCGCTCCGAGTCGATGTAGAAGCAGTTGCCGTTGCCCCGGTTCGCCAGCCGCTCCATCAGGTCATCGCGGTAGTTGCCCATGCCGAAGCCGATGGTGGACAGCGTCACGCCTTCCTTCACCGCGCCGCGGATGCTCTCCAGCATCGAGTCCGCCGTCTGGTTGTGCCCGAGGTTGGTGTCCCCGTCGGTGAGCACCACCACGCGCGACACCACGCCGGTGCCCGCGTTGCGCGCCGCCTGGCGGTAGGCCAGCTCCAGGCCGTCTCCCATGGAGGTGCCTCCCCCCGTGGAGAGCGAGTCGATGGCCTCCTCGATGTCCTCGCGCTGCCCCGCGGGCGTGGGCTCCAGCACCGTGCGCACGTTCCCCGCATAGGTGGTGATGGCCACCGTGTCCTGCTCGTTGAGCCCTCCCACCGCCAGCTTCATCGAGGTCTTCGCCAGCTCCAGCCTGTCCCGGCCGCTCATGGAGCCGCTGGTGTCCACCAGGAAGACCAGGTGCGTGGGCTTGCGCTCGCTCTTCGCCACCCGCCGGCCCTGGAGCCCCACCTTCACCAGATACCGGTCGGGCGTGAAGGGCGAGGGGGCGGCCTCCAGGTCCACGTGGAAGTCGCCGGTGCCGGGCTGGGGCTCGGGCAGCTCATAGCGGAAGTAGTTCACCCACTCCTCCACCCGCACCGAGTCCGGGTGGGGCAGCATGTCCGTCTGCACCGTGCGGCGGAACAGCGCATAGGACGCGGTGTCCACGTCCACCGCGAAGGTGGAGAGCCTGTCATCCCGCGTGAGGGTGAAGGGGTTGGGCGCGTGCCGCGTGTGCCTGTTGCCGGAGGTGTAGGGCGCCTGCGCGCCCGTGCCCGTGCTCTGCCCGAAGCTGGTGAGCGTCTTCCTTTGAAGGGAAGGGACGCTCGCGGAGGGGTGGCCGGCCAGGGAGCCGGCGGAGGCGCCGAACAGCTTGCGGATGTTGTCGCCGAACAGCGTCACCCCGCCGAGGAAGCCAAGGAGGGTCAGCAGGGAGACGCCAGCAACGGTGAACCTTCTGCTCATGAAGTGCCTCGGGAGCGGCGGGGAGATGCCGTGGTGGTCCCCTTCGTCTCACGGAGGTTCAGGCCCGCGCGTCCGTCATCCGCCCGAGGTCGGTCAACGGGAGGAGGTCCGTCAATGGGAGGATGGCCGTGGGCGGCGGAGGCATGCCGTGACGCCCGCAACGTCCCAGGGGGCGGCAGGGCCCGCTCAGCCGCGTCGCGCGGGCTCCACGACGGCGGGCTTCGACCGCGTGTTCGCGGACGTGGAGGCCGGTGGCTTCGCGCGGGCCGGAGCGGCTTGCTTCGTCCGGGCCACGGGCTTCGTCACAGGGGCAGGCTTCGCGGTGGCCCGGGCCACTGTCTTCGTGCCTGGCGAGCGCTTCGCCACGGCCGCTGGCGGTGCGGACGGCCGCGTGTGCTTCCACGCCGCGAGCACCTTGGGCACGTAGTGCTCCGTCTCGCCATTGCGCGGCACGCGGCCGTCCACCGCGCCCGGGCCCGCGTTGTACGCGGCCACCGCGAGCCGCACGTCGCCGAAGCGCCGGAGCTGCTCGGCCAGGTATCGCGCGCTCGCGTCGACGGCCGGCGCCGGGTCGAACGGGTCCTCCACGCCCAGCATCTCCGCCGTGCCAGGCATGAGCTGCCCGGGGCCCATGGCGCCCGCCGGGGAGATGCGGTGCACCCGCGTCTCCGACTCCACCTGCACCAGCGCCCGCAGCAGCCCCGGGGGCAGCCGGTGCCGGCGCTCGGCGGCGGTGATGAGGGGCTCCAGCTCCGGATGCCCCTCCAGCAGACACGCGGGCCGGTGCTCCGCGTACGCGCGCAGCGCGTCGGCCTTGGCGTCCAGGAAGCGGAACGACAGCGGCGAGACGCTCGTCTCTCCGAGCCAGGAGATGCCCACGTTGAGCAGCACCACGGGCACGAGCGCACACGGCACCAGCCACGCCCACCCGGGTACGTCGAATCCGCCGCCCTTCGCCCGCTTGCGTCCCACGTCCCACCCTTAAGGGCGCTTGGGGCCTCCGTCCAGCTTCCGGCGGCCGGGCTTGTTGGCTCCCGGAGGCAGCCGCAGTCCGTCCAGCACCAGCGTGGTGAGCGCGTCGGGCAGCTCCAGCGGATTGCCCAGGTCCTCCTCGCTCAGCACCGCCAGCAGCAGCCGCTCCACCGCGCCCACCACCGCGAGCCCGCTCACCGCCGGGCGGATGGGCCTCAGCAGCCCGTGCGTGTGCGCCTTCTCCGTGATTTCCACCGCGTGCCGCGCCACCAGCTTCGACAGCTCCGCCACCTTGGTGCGCGCGCCCACCGCCGGCCCGCGGCTCTCCTGGAGGTACAGCCGCACCACGCCGGGGTACTGCAGGAGCGCCCCGACGATGACGGCCGCCACCGCGCGGTAGGCGTCGAACATGGCCTCCACGTCGCGCGCCTGCGCGAGCGACCGGCCGCACGCCTCCATCCCCGCGAGCAGCTCCCGGCGCACCGGCTCCAGCAGCGCGTCCACCAGGGCGGCCTTGTCGTCGAAGTACCGGTAGAACGTCCCCTTGGCCACCCCGGCCGCCTGGGTGATGTCGTCGATGGTGACGGCGTCCAGCCCCCGCTCCAGGAACAGCCTCAGCGCCGCGTCCTCCAGCTCCTTCGTCCGCTCACGCCGGTGGGCCTCCCTCCGCCCGCCCGGACGCCCGGGCCTGCTTCCCGCCTCCGGGGCGGTGCCCGCTCCCGTGCCCCGCGTGCCGTCCCGGCTCACCATTGGCGTGCACTCCGACTTCTTGCGTTGTAGAAAAAGAGTGACCAAATAGTCATTATTCGCACCGTGGCGTCGGCCGGGCGCCCGCCGGAGAGCAACCATGATCGGCATTCCACTGGGCTGGGCGTACTC
This is a stretch of genomic DNA from Pyxidicoccus trucidator. It encodes these proteins:
- a CDS encoding phytanoyl-CoA dioxygenase family protein, which produces MGVLSPDQLDGFIERGFCVLEGAFTAAQAEAARERVWARMEAKRGIRRDAPETWPPAYDIEEHLEAPEVLETFTDRLAAGVEELLGPGRWRGARNWGFWPVNFHFGAGEPYRIPDFSWHVDGNWFRHSLDCPKQGLLVIGLFTDIAPRHGGTIISQGSHRRAARVLARHPEGLTHTELFERVLAEPLGDFLELTGAAGDVVLGHPFLFHTRGFKHGGPPRVISNTEAGLKEPLVLERANPADYSVLERSIRFALREPLPVPSEPQLCRF
- a CDS encoding DUF2381 family protein, coding for MPAALPAVLLVPLLLAGPDPTGLKSAPCQMGVRHVELPALPLEAPVQVCISSGQPTLINFDGALAPGSVGLEGEGRFALVDAARSTLKLVPSEKMVPGERFRLTVRFDDTAAPASATLLLVVHAAQAEPLVNVYRQTRTAESFRQQLQAKEEEVRRCQEDNARLRAERPGPGGLAGLLALDLTGDTGVAAEDIGERITRHPSSALEWARVHSYRAATRVAVRLHLANPAGAAAWAAEGASLVLAGRQGVELKVLAVWQQAPIAGGGTDKVVVEAEAPVTEMRGPFILKLWEAGGTRPVTLGGVTFP
- a CDS encoding ATP-grasp domain-containing protein, which gives rise to MILLWGMPGDEPFDAVRAALEWRKAPYTLLDQRRVLQQRLELEVGPVLGGTVWSGEERVPLDEVSAVYTRVYDARRLPGVEDAGVAVHERVREVETALWSWVEEAPGRVVNRPAAMASNGSKPFQAALIEAQGFRVPETLVTTDPSAALEFWERHGSVIYKSVSGVRSIVSRLGPEHRERLRDVTWCPTQFQAYVPGQDVRVHVVGDEVFPAEIVSDAVDYRYARRSGSSVELRAGLLDIDVAERCRALASALGLHLAGLDLRRTPEGEWFCFEVNPSPCFTYYEHHTGHPIAATLAAFLAGAQK
- a CDS encoding imm11 family protein; its protein translation is MQTDYFVIMRAGPSTYPLLAWDEYRVGFARPAPVDATVPIQLRLGRPVPRAPVMVDYHSLSEPVVSERLKDALAALDLFGLQLVPADVKVKPDDVRRYWLLHVFNWIACIDRQRSALSFYSDGDVLSINKLVLDEKVLQEIPLERRRVFCLDESISTHLFHHSVVEQVLALNPEGVRFVRVDQWNDSGGFKP
- a CDS encoding serine/threonine protein kinase codes for the protein MDVGGYVLKAILGGGGFGTVFLGERGGRPYALKLVALEGLAFWGERELLMLARVKHPNAVRLLGHWHWPDQAPRFLVVIMEYVEGRQLDVWARTENPCARQVLRLVRGVARALAAVHRAKALHRDVKEANIVVREADGEAVLVDFGVGTYEGTSHIDEGALPPGTHAYLSPEAWHFHREHALDSEARCVSTPLDDLYALGVVLHWLLTDRRPFQMTDEDGVDAVISQSPVAPHVRNPRVPPELGELCLRLLEKRPEDRPDAEALCAALEVLLTREGAEWDVPLCDVHGVHNVTTRPGPDADEEAAWLNEVREDVPPRRGRRPPRQWEDSEPPPPPRPSAEATTPALLPAMAVAAPLVRVPLELASVSTVPSDAGVGAPGRRRWGAAVLALLALGLTVVGLRGAGFSSRVAGSRAPLAVSSAVRTLEPVHVFLGVEDGAGGKRKVAPPWKAPDADEAADRLDSAPTSAATDSRAVTPEEPASVKTSASKQPKPFATGHGAARKVVGVATVCAALSGCASAPVRPPPPPEPCPAGAAEAMEALGIDVGDTVGVTFNLEAKSSSYITRHEGWTSVRLIEPMGQLPQPTVLSGRLILGDRVYGRFTQAQLPGQSRPVPICMELFNIKVKSEPGGDSNAVKIWASPDVRAVDHFE
- a CDS encoding PAAR-like domain-containing protein, whose amino-acid sequence is MSDKHHVFVNGMTPVTSESEGKVVGFPDVCKTPSPGGPVPIPYPNLAQSKDLENGSKRVSINGTPVALRDSYLGTSTGNEAGTAGGGAASGKTKGRAHPVNYSFDVKIEGKPVVRNFDLFTLNDHNAPPFPIIQPQGTPPVAGRVEEVKLERPMEKCDWCGKQKHDFDRKGRVGSNLGSSAVLGRNMLEGRELATHPWYAGPFSLAAHHLICLEALDTPRWAEFCPRFGYHPDRKPNGVFLPMKLALACQLFVAVHRGHHAEGFAFDLHLAYPDAVMSKLRTVAKKLEGGEYCSNPETLLEELDDLSAEILAKVDSGLWTLTRDGEDYALGGRGCAGLTSIREKPTHATCPHGRRHQLKHAVTGRLLARHPLKPGE
- a CDS encoding imm11 family protein, which gives rise to MQTDYFVIMRAGPSTYPLLEWDEYRLGFLRPAPVDATVPIQLRLGRPVPRAPVMVDYHSLPEPVVSERLKDALAALDLFGLQLVPADVKVKPDDVRRYWLLHVFNWIACIDRQSSATSLSRRGTVLGIDKLVLDEKVLQEIPLERRRVFCLDEFISTHLFHHSVVEQVLALNPEGVRFVRVDQWNDSAGFKP